A segment of the Echinicola strongylocentroti genome:
CGATAGTGCTTCGATTTCCAACAGTTTCTTTGGCTGTTTGATAGCCAATAAAGGAAAATAACAATACATCTTCTGTAGTTGCAGAAATGCTGTATTTTCCGTCCAGATCCGTGACGGTACCTGTTCCTGTGCCTTGCACCTGTACGGTGACGCCCGGAAGTGGGTCACCACTCGCGTTGTCTGTTACGGTGCCTGAGATTTCACTGTTTTGGGCCCAGCTGGGTAAGACCAGTAAAACCATGAATAGGAAATTTAATATGCTTGTTTTCATAAGGTAAATGGGTTTGTCATGTTATTGTTTGAATGTTTAGAAAGTTGTAATGTGATAAGGTAAAGCAGGATGAAATCACACTGTCCTGCCCATTCCGGTCTTTCACCTTCCGTTTTTTGTCTTGATACTTGTGTCTTAATTCATGGCTTAATAGGTTGTTTTTTTTTGTGTAATTGATTTTGAAGATTTTCTAACTCCACTCCTTTGGTCTCCGGCATGATAAACCAGACAAATCCCAGTTGCAGGGTCATCATGCCCAAGAAAACAAGGAAGATTTGGGAAGGTGCTAGGTTATCGATCAATACTGCTCCAAAGAGTGTGATCATGGCAGCAGCTCCCCAGTGAACTCCCGCACCGAAGGATTGACCCATCGCTCGGACTTTGTTGGGGAAGATTTCTGAGATAAATACCCATATTACCGCCCCTTGTCCTATACCATGCGCTGCAATGAAGATGAGGATACTTGTCAGTATGAATAGGGGAGAAGTGTTATCATAAAAACCGTAACTGATCAGGCCTAAACTGATGATATAGCCGATGGATCCGATGAGCATCAATTGCTTCCTGCCGGTCTTGTCGATTAGGTACATCCCGATCAAGGTGAATACTAAATTGGTGCATCCAATGAATACAGCGCCCAACAGTGAGGAAGAAGTTACAAAACCTGCCTTTTCCATGATCTCGGGAGCATAATAAAGGATAAAGTTGATGCCGCTGAGTTGGTTGAATACCGCGATGATGCCAGCAAGCAGCAGCGGGAGTCTGTTTTTGGCAGAGAAGAGTTTCATTTTTTTTGATCGCAGTGAATCACGCTTAATGGACAATAGTAGCGGGTCGATATTGCCCGTAGTGATCTTTTTAAGGACCTTTATTGCAGCAGGTTCATCCTTTCGCTTTAAGATCAACCACCGAGGGCTTTCAGGAATATCCAGGATAAAGGCCAGGTAGATGATTGCCGGTATTATTTCTGCGGCCAGCATCCAGCGCCAGTCATTGTGGCCTCCTACTCCTTGAAGCAAGTAGTTTGAAATGTAGGCTACCAAAATCCCTGTGACAATATTGATTTGGTAAAGCCCCACTTGGCGGCCTCTTTTATAGGCTTGGGAGATCTCCGACACATAAGTGGGGGCTGCGATGGAACTGGCCCCAATGGCCATTCCTCCAACAAAGCGGTAGAAAGAAAACACATAGGGATCTGTCGCCAATGCTGTGCCTACAGCGGAAACCAAAAACAGTACTCCAATCCAAAACAGGGTGTTTTTCCGACCTAAAAAGTGGCAAGGGATTCCTCCCAACAATGCGCCGATCACCGTGCCCCAAAGGGCCACGGACATGATGTAAAAGCCATGGAACCAATCAGAAGTTTGCCAAAGTGCCTTAAGTGGTAGATTGGCACCAGATATTACGACGGTATCAAAACCGAATAGAAATCCGGTGAGGGATACAATAAATGCGTAATAGGTGGTCAAATTCTTCACGTTTTTTGGGTTTTATTGTTGATAATAGCGCAAGGCAACTCTAGTGAATACCTGAAGATGGCCATGAACTATTGATCTCAATCTAGGTGCGATGAGGGGAAATAATTTTTAATCCTGTACCAAAATTTTATAATTTCAGATGACAGGCTAAAAGGGGAGGAGAAAGTAGCTTGGAAGTGTTTGTGAGCCTTATTTTGAAGAAACTATAGGGATGAGGTTATTTCAATATTGTCTCAAATTTTTAAAATTGTACCATTTTTTTGAAAAGGAATGGACTAGCCCTTTTTGCATTGGTCTCTAAACTCGGAAGGAGTACTTCCGAAATAACTTTTAAAAGCAGTCGAAAAATAAGCGGAAGTGGAGAAGCCTACCTGAAAGGCGATATCAGCAATGGGGGCGTCATTTTCAGCCAATAAGCGTTTGGCTTTTTTCATGCGTACTCTGTTGATATAATCATTTACACTATATCCTAGCATGGTTTTCACTTTTCGGTAGAGTTGTCCGCGTGAAAGCCCTATTTCTTCACATATAGTGTTTACCCCAAACTGAGGGTTGCTGAGATGCTGCTCAATGATTGCATTGAACGAGTTGATGAACTTTTTATCAGTAGCGATTCCTGGGGTTTTGGATTTTTCTATGGGAAGTTCATGGAGGTAATGTTCTCTTAATTTTTGCCGATTGGCCAGTAACATTTTGATTCGCTCAAGCAGCAATGTAAAACTGAAAGGTTTGGAGATATAGTCATCCACACCAAGTTTGATTCCTTCAATTCGCTCCTCCAAACCACTTTTTGCGGTAATGACAATAATAGGAATATGGGATGTCCTGACATCATCCTTGAGCTTTTTGATAATGTCAAAACCATTTCCTTGTTTTAGCATCAGGTCGCAAGTGATCAGGTCAGGAAGCTTGTCAAGCGCCTTGGCAATACCAACTTCAAAATTCTCTGCCTCCAGGATATTATAATGAGCAGAGAGTTGCTGGCAAAGGTACTGCCTTATCTGCTGATCGTCTTCAATGATCAGCAGTGTCTGCTCCTTGTCTTCCTTCGTACCGCGGGACACGTGGGGAGCGACCTCTTCCAATAGGCCAATGCTTTCTTCGGAGAAATACTGGGTAGCGGTGCCTTTTAGTATTTCCGCTTCGTTGAAATGAGCCTTCCCCATTTGTAAGGTCACCTCAAAGGAAGTGCCTATGCCGGGTGTGCTTTCTAGGTGGATCTCACCATGGTGCAGTTCGATAAGCTCTTTTGATAGTGCCAAACCAATACCGCTTCCCGTGGCAGAATAAGTTTCCCCTTGATAAAAACGATCAAAAACATGGCTGGCATCTTCCTGGGACATGCCAGTGCCTGTGTCCTCTACACGGATGCACACGCTATTGGAAAGAGGTTTTTCGGTAACTTTTACGATAACACTACCATGATCGGGAGTGAACTTGAAGGCATTTGAAAGGAGGTTAAACATTACTTTGTCCAGCATCATAGGGTCATACCAAACCTTTAAGGTGCGGTTATCTGCCAATAGCCTAAGTGTGATTCCTTGGTTTTGGGCAGTTTTATCGAAGGAATTTATAATGTCTTCCAGAAATGGAATGAGTTCCTGCTCCACGGCTTTTACCTTCATCTTGGCATGGTCTATTTTTCGCAAGTCCATAAGCTGGTTTACCAGTCGTAGTAGGCGCATGGTGTTTTTACGGATGAGCAAAAGATCAGGCTTAAACGGTGCGGTATCTTTATTGGCCAAGAGGTCTTCCACAGGGGCCTGTATCAGGGTAAGTGGTGTGCGGAATTCATGGGAGATATTGGTAAAAAAGTCAAACTTTTGTTGCGTAGCTTCTTCTGCTTTTTTGGAGAGGGTGAGCACTTTGTCTTTTTGTTGGAGGATTTCATCGTTTTTGTTTTTCAGCTCTTCGTTGATTTCTTGTTTTTCACGAAGGGATTTAAACACATAAGCGAGTGAAATGATGGCCACAAAAAGCGTAAGACCAAAGCCAAAAAGAAAAGTGCGTTGGTTCCTGTAGATCTCCATCTGCACATCGATGCGTTCCTTTTGCCTGGTGATATTGTTCTGTTGGTCGATGATTTTATCCGTTTGCTGCTTCATGATACGGATATTGGTGGAGTCTACCACAGCAGTCTGGAGGATGTTTTCCTTTACTACTTGCTCGTCAGCGAGGATCTTATGTGCGATTTCAATGGCCACGTCGCCCCCGGTAGGGTAGAGAAAAGTAGCGTCAAGTATACCGTCAGTTACTGCCTGGATGCCTCCGTATGGACCAGGAAGAGCATCCACACCGATAAATTTCTTTTCCTCTATCCCAAGGTTTTTGCATATTTCCTGTGCACCAATGGCCATTACATCATTATGCCCGAAGATCAAGTCAAACTCGGGGAATTCGTCAGATTCGAAATGTTGTTTCAGCCTGTTTTTGGCGGTATCTTTTTCCCATTCACCTTTGATACTCGTAACAATCTCGATGCCTGATCCTTGAAAGCCTTTTGTTAATCCGTTATGCCTTTCTATGGCGGGAGAGCTTCCTTGGAGTCCCCAGATTTCTAAAACCCGTCCTTGACCTTTTAACAGGTTTCTGATGTATTGCCCAGCCGTTTGGCCCACCTCATAATTATCACCGCCTATATAAGCCGTATAGAGGTTAGAACTTGTTTTTCTGTCTATCACGATTACTGGAATGCCGTTCTGAAAGGCCTCTTCTACAATTGGAGTGATAGGCTCAGATTCATTTGGCGAAACGATCAGCAAGTCAATGCCTTCGTCCAAAAACTCCCTGATTTGTCTGATTTGGGTGGCATTGTCCCCTTTGGCATCTTTGATCTCCAGTGTGAGCTCGGGATAGAAACTGAGTTCTCGGTACATTTCTTGGTGCATGGCCCTTCTCCATGCATCGCCGCTTACACACTGGGAAAACCCAATTTTGTAGGTGGTATCATCTTTTTCTGGATTACAGGAAAAGAATGCGGCAACAAGAAGCATAACTACCCAAAGCTGGATTTTCATAGGATGAGTTTGAGGTTATTTCAAGCAGTAAACAAATATGCAAAAAATGACCAACAGGTTTTAGCATTTCAAAAAAAAAGGCCGCTTACTAAGCGGCCTTTCGAGTATTTTATTTGATAAAATAGCTGTTTACTTGTCCTCCTCTTCCTCTTCGGAGTCTTCCGTATGATCCTCCTCTTCACTTACTTCCTCTTTGATTTCTATATCTTCCTCGGAAGGCTCGTCTTCGATCGTGGTTTCGTCTTCTACGGGCTCTTCTTCCTCTTCTTCAGGAGTGTGGTTTTGTTGATTTTCTGCCCGTGCTTCATCCCTTCTTTGCTGATCAGCCTTCACTTCGCTGACAGGTTTGAGGTGAGAAGGTGGTGGAGGGAGCAATTCTTCGTCCTCACTTTCATAAGGGAAGATTTCTACGATAGGGCTCTCATTGATATCTGGAACCCGGAAGGTAACCAGCATATTGCTAAGGCTTTCGTGAATGCGCTCATAGGCTTCTTTCACATCGTGAGCCGTCACCAGCATGTATTGGGTGACCTTTTTTTCTTTTCCACTGTCGGCATCTGCCACCACATAGGTGATCTTGCACTTGTGCCATAGGTCTATATCGTCATAAAAGAATACATCCACGATATTACTCTTGCTGATATTGGTCACCTGGAAGTCGCCACGGATGACACTTCCCAGCATATCATAAATACGGGCTTCTGCTTCTGTAAAAGATACCGCATCGATGAGGTATTGTTCTGTTACATTTTTAAGCAGTCCCTGCTCATTTTCTTTCGCGTATTTTACTTTACACAAAAACCAAGTTCTCATTTTTTTTCCTTCTTTTTGCTATTCGGATGGCTAAGGTAACACCTAATCAAGAAAGCCCAAATAGAAATTTTTAATACTTTGATTTCTTGTCCGATAAAGCGCCTATCAAACCCTTGCTATCACTAAACAATCCGTTAAAAAAGTGTATATTAACTTCAAAAATACACCATTTATGTGGCATAGGGTTTCGCACAGTTTTCCGGTACAATTGCTTAAGCTACACTTGAAAAAGAATTTAGCGCTGGTAGGGATTTGGGTGCTGTTGGTGTTGGTCTTTTCGGACAATTTTGGGAAAGT
Coding sequences within it:
- a CDS encoding DUF4494 domain-containing protein — protein: MRTWFLCKVKYAKENEQGLLKNVTEQYLIDAVSFTEAEARIYDMLGSVIRGDFQVTNISKSNIVDVFFYDDIDLWHKCKITYVVADADSGKEKKVTQYMLVTAHDVKEAYERIHESLSNMLVTFRVPDINESPIVEIFPYESEDEELLPPPPSHLKPVSEVKADQQRRDEARAENQQNHTPEEEEEEPVEDETTIEDEPSEEDIEIKEEVSEEEDHTEDSEEEEEDK
- a CDS encoding hybrid sensor histidine kinase/response regulator transcription factor, translated to MKIQLWVVMLLVAAFFSCNPEKDDTTYKIGFSQCVSGDAWRRAMHQEMYRELSFYPELTLEIKDAKGDNATQIRQIREFLDEGIDLLIVSPNESEPITPIVEEAFQNGIPVIVIDRKTSSNLYTAYIGGDNYEVGQTAGQYIRNLLKGQGRVLEIWGLQGSSPAIERHNGLTKGFQGSGIEIVTSIKGEWEKDTAKNRLKQHFESDEFPEFDLIFGHNDVMAIGAQEICKNLGIEEKKFIGVDALPGPYGGIQAVTDGILDATFLYPTGGDVAIEIAHKILADEQVVKENILQTAVVDSTNIRIMKQQTDKIIDQQNNITRQKERIDVQMEIYRNQRTFLFGFGLTLFVAIISLAYVFKSLREKQEINEELKNKNDEILQQKDKVLTLSKKAEEATQQKFDFFTNISHEFRTPLTLIQAPVEDLLANKDTAPFKPDLLLIRKNTMRLLRLVNQLMDLRKIDHAKMKVKAVEQELIPFLEDIINSFDKTAQNQGITLRLLADNRTLKVWYDPMMLDKVMFNLLSNAFKFTPDHGSVIVKVTEKPLSNSVCIRVEDTGTGMSQEDASHVFDRFYQGETYSATGSGIGLALSKELIELHHGEIHLESTPGIGTSFEVTLQMGKAHFNEAEILKGTATQYFSEESIGLLEEVAPHVSRGTKEDKEQTLLIIEDDQQIRQYLCQQLSAHYNILEAENFEVGIAKALDKLPDLITCDLMLKQGNGFDIIKKLKDDVRTSHIPIIVITAKSGLEERIEGIKLGVDDYISKPFSFTLLLERIKMLLANRQKLREHYLHELPIEKSKTPGIATDKKFINSFNAIIEQHLSNPQFGVNTICEEIGLSRGQLYRKVKTMLGYSVNDYINRVRMKKAKRLLAENDAPIADIAFQVGFSTSAYFSTAFKSYFGSTPSEFRDQCKKG
- a CDS encoding sugar porter family MFS transporter gives rise to the protein MKNLTTYYAFIVSLTGFLFGFDTVVISGANLPLKALWQTSDWFHGFYIMSVALWGTVIGALLGGIPCHFLGRKNTLFWIGVLFLVSAVGTALATDPYVFSFYRFVGGMAIGASSIAAPTYVSEISQAYKRGRQVGLYQINIVTGILVAYISNYLLQGVGGHNDWRWMLAAEIIPAIIYLAFILDIPESPRWLILKRKDEPAAIKVLKKITTGNIDPLLLSIKRDSLRSKKMKLFSAKNRLPLLLAGIIAVFNQLSGINFILYYAPEIMEKAGFVTSSSLLGAVFIGCTNLVFTLIGMYLIDKTGRKQLMLIGSIGYIISLGLISYGFYDNTSPLFILTSILIFIAAHGIGQGAVIWVFISEIFPNKVRAMGQSFGAGVHWGAAAMITLFGAVLIDNLAPSQIFLVFLGMMTLQLGFVWFIMPETKGVELENLQNQLHKKKQPIKP